The Prevotella sp. E2-28 genome includes the window GTCTCTATGGCAATTTCTGCTGCTCGCTGGTTGGGGAAGTGGAATACGCCTGTGGAGATGCAGCAGAAGGCAATGCTCTCCAGTCCATTTTTCTCTGCAAGGTCAAGACAGCTGCGATAGCAAGCTGCCAACTGCTCTTCCTGTTCCTTGGTGGGAATGCCGTCGGGAATAATCGGGCCGACAGTGTGGGTGACATAACGGGCAGGCAGGTTGTAGCCTTGTGTGATGAAGGCATCGCCAGTAGCCAGCAGCCGTCCCTGCATCTTGTCGGCACACTCCTTGCGAAGTTGGATGCCGGCGGCGGAGTGGATGCAGTTGTCTATGCAGTTGTGGAGCGGTGCCCAGCAGCCCAGTGCCTGAGCGTTGGCAGCATTGACGATGGCTTCCACCTTCAGACGGGTGATGTCGCCTTGCCAGAGGCGGATGTCTGAAGTCTGAGGTGTGATGTCTGAGATTTCCACAATGCCTTTTTCCTCGCGCTGTATCTGCAACTCGGCATCCTGCATCTTTAGAAAGTCTTCGCTGATAGGTCTTGGCTCCCACACGTTCATCAATGCCCGCATCATCCGCTGCCGCTCTTCGAGTGTAGAAGGAATCCGATGGCTGACATGCTCGTCAGCCATCAGATACATGATGATGTTCTTCAGATTCTCCAGTCTGTCCATTGTCCTTACTTCTTATAGAGTGCCTGAGACAGTGCATCGGCATCGCCGGGCAGTTCGGGATATGCAGCCTTCAGCGCCTCGGTGAATGCAGCGGCATCCTTGTTGGCAGCAAGCAGTTCCTTCACCTTCTCCAGATAGGAAATCTTGAACTCCACCTGAGCCTTCTCTGCCAGACCACCGTGACCGCCGATGAAGTACTTGGCTCCAGAGGCGAGAGCTTTCTTAGCCTCGGCCAGTTCTGCGTCAACAGCAGCAGCGTTGCCAATCTGCAGCGGACTTACGTGTGCCTCGGCCGGAGTCCAGTGAGTGTAATACACCTGCTTGCCGATGATGATAGATGCAGCGGGGAAGTCGCTTGTTGCACCATGTTGGAAATCAAAGTCAACACCGTTCCACTTCTGCGTCTGTCCAAATGGAACCTCAGCGGCTTTCTGCGTGGGCAACTCTACCATCGTGTCGCCAAACTGCGAGGCAAACTGCTTCATCATGCCACCATAGATGGGACCTTCGATAAAGGCGGGCATACCCTCGGGCATCGTCAAAGGAAGCTTGTCGCTGCCACCAAGATGATAGTCGGTCACGTCAATCTCCACGGGCTTGCCCAGTTTCTCGATGTAGTCGGCAAACTCCTTGGCATTCACCTTGAAGAGCGGATATTCCATGACGATGAGCGAATCCTGGCCCTCGATGATGTAGCTGGCATCGCCCATCACGTCGTTAGTGTTATACACATGCAGCTTAAAGCCGTCCAAATCATAGGCGGTGAATGCGCCAGTCAGAGAGTCTGCCCCCTGCGCGAGGCCGTCCCCCGTTTGACGGGGGGCTCCCGTGTTACCGCAGCCTACCATCATGGCTGCTGCCATCATTACGAATAATACCTTTTTCATTGTTCTTACCTTTTTATTATTAATACTCGTTTCTTCTTGATTGCGAGTGCAAAGGTACGGCAAGAATTTCATTCCCACAAGAAGGCACTTTTTGGTGGGATAGTTACCAGAAAGTAGGAATTGTGATGTTATGGGACTTCTGCGAAAACTGCTTTAACTTAGATTAACTAAGTGTAATGCTGTTACTTGGTAACTATTTGTTACCTTTGCTGAGTAAACTCAGCGAGAACAGGCTGCACCTCAGCAATTCGAGCGAGCTCGATTGCATTCGGTTTGCACTATCCTTGCGTAAAAATCTATAGTTATGGCAGATGTAAAAGCGGAGTATTTAGCCTGTCCCATCAGGCAAGTAGTGAGTCGTTTTGGCGACAAGTGGTCTATGCTGGTGCTCTATATGCTCCACACCAGCGAGACAGGGGTATTGCGGTTTAATGAGATCCGTCGTCTGATGACGGACTGCTCCCAGAAGATGCTCTCGGCTACGCTGAAAAACCTGGAGCAGAGCCATCTGGTACACCGCGAGGTCTATCCAGAGGTACCACCACGTGTAGAATACTCTCTGACGGGAACAGGCCGTTCACTGATGCCCGCCATCATAGCCCTCATCGACTGGGGCAAGGAGCATTTCGATGAAGTGGTAACCGATTGAAGGTATGGCACTCCCCAAGTTCATCATCACAATGGATGGCGTGTTTCGCCTCGGCATGGTCAATCAGCATAAAGACCTGCTGAAGCCTGGAGATCAATGCATCGGTGGCGGCTATTACCATTTCGACTATACCACCAACCGCATTCTGCTCGACAGGGAATCCTACGACTTTGGCCGTCCCAAGTGGCATCTGCTCGATACGCTGAAAGTGCCGTCAGTCTATCGTGGATTGCGGCTTGTCTATACCTACGATGATAATTTCCACGACAACATTGACATCAGCGAGGAATTGAAGATTGAGTATTATGACTGACTTTGATTCCATCTGGCGCACTCAGGATGAAATCAGAACGGTAGTGAATGCCGTTCTGGGCGAATGTATCTGGAATCTCAGTTACAGCGAGCGACGCATGGCAATCGAACTGGAATTGACTGTCACCCTCGATGATGATGCCATCGGCAATCTCTGCTGCCAATTCTCAATTACTGCCGACTACGAGGGCGTCGGCGCAAAAGGATCGAAATTCGCATTCTATCTTTGAATGCCTAAATAATCGAAGTCATTGACCTTTGTCGCTTAGCAAGGCTAAGAACTTATCTGGCCAACAATTCATAATCAGCTTGTTTGGGAATTCCGTTTCTGCCAGCAGCGGATAGAGTCGTTCATAATCGGCTATCTGGAAAGAAATGTCGTATGAGCCTGAAATATTTGTATCAATAAACTTACGGAGTGTCTGAGTGTCGCAACATTCAGAATACACGTCTGAATGTCGTGTCTTCACAATTTTCGTTTCCATTTTTGGTTATGAGATTCATTTTTGAAAATAAAATAGGCATAAAAATGTCTTAGGAATGGATAAAAATAGGGTAATGGATTTTTGCGGCGATTTTGCGGCGATTTTGCGCCCAAAGTACAAAATTTAACGGTAATTTAGCAGAAATTGAGTTAAATTTAACTTAAAACCATGTTCTAAAAAGGAAACAAAAAAGCTTGTAAGTATTTGACCTACAAGCCTTTATCTTGGGTGCCCGGACGGACTCGAACCGTCGACATTCAGAACCACAATCTGACGCTCTAACCAACTGAACTACGGGCACCATGTTGGTTGCTTCCTTGAAAGCGAGTGCAAAGGTACGCAATTTATTTGAATTGACCAAATAAATTGCGTACTTTTTTTATTATTCCTCACCAGCAGGTGCCTCAGTTGCCTCAGGAGCAGCAGCAGGTGCTTCCTCTACGGGGCTGGCTTCCAGTCCATTAGCATTAACGGGGCTAGTAGCAACGTTATTCTCAACCTGATCAAGGATATTGCTTTTACCTTGACCCTTTGGAGCTACATATGCACATGCAACGCTAGCTACAACCATAAGGGCTGCGAGAGTCCAAGTTGCTTTTTCAATGAAGTCGGTGGTCTTACGCACGCCACCAATCTGGTTGTAAGAGGCGAAGTTTGAAGCCAAACCACCACCTTTAGATTCCTGAATCAGTACGATGCCTACCATGAGGATGGCGGCAATGACGATGAGGACAATTAAAAGAAAATAAAGTGTCATTTTTGTAAGTTATTTTTATTATTATTTATTATTAATTTCTGCAAGAAGCGAATTTGGTCTGCAAAGTAAACATTTTTTTTCGGATTTTCCAAACTTAATTGCTGAATAATTTCTAAAGCTTTGGAATAATTGCCCTGTTTGATGTAAATTCTGGCAAAAGTTTCGGTAAAATACCCTTCTTTCACTCCATTTTGTGTTTCAGGGATGTTATCTTCAAGATCAGGCTTGAGGGTAGGGGTCTCGCAGAGAACTATCTTACCGTTGTCATTATTTATGAATGAATCAATAAGGCTGTGGCCAATGAGTTGTGGCACTTCGGCAGCCTGTTGGCGTTCCTCTTCGCTTTCACTCTCAAGAAGGTAAGCCACATAGTCCACAGCGGCATCGGCAGGTGTTGGTTTGCGCTTGCCTTTCTTTTCTGTAGGCTCCTCTTCCTTGGGTAATGAGTCAAGAAAATCATCAATCAATGAGATTGTACGACTATCACGTTCTGCAGATGAAGGCTTTTTAGCATTTCCTGCAGCTTCGGCTTTGGGTGTTGCTTTCAGTCGATAGTGCGCTGCTTCAATCATCTGGAAGAGCACTTTGCGGTCAGTGATATAGATAGACGCACGGCGCAGTTCCTGGTCGAACGAGGGGTCATGAAGCAGATAGAGGTTCTGCAGCATGAGCAGTCGTGCAGTCTGGAAATAGGGATATAGTGCCAACATAGAACGCAACTCGTAAAGCGTGTCGCGGTCAAGGCGTTCCGGATGGTTGATAAGTTCTACTATATCCATATTTTTCTTTCTTCTATTATTAGAGGACAAAGGTTACCAGTTTGCCACTGTGGCATTGAAAATCTGGTCGGTAATGTCTTTTACCATCTGTGTGACTAGTTCTTCCTGTACGGAATTAAGTGACTGTGTGGTTTCGTATGTTGACGTTGCCGTAAACTGACGCTCAAAATCTTCGTCGTGTTTGGCATTGTTGGTGAAACGTACATTGACAGTCATTGAGAGTTCTGTCTGAGCGGAATATCCTTCGGCAGATACAGATTTGTTACGCTGCTCGTAGCGAGTGATTTCGCCTTCCACTTTCAAGTCGCCATTACGCTTCACTTGAATGAGCTTGGTGTGATTGGCGTACTGATCTTTCAACTGGTTGTTGAAGATACTGGCCATGGGTCCCCACACGTAATTAGAACGGATTGGGAAGTCGGCAATCTGAATGGTCTTCGTCTTTGTATAGTCAATGCTGGCGCCATTGAAGGTGTAGCAGGATGACATAAAGAACGAAGCGATAAAGATTACAAGTACAAGACCGTATTGCTTCAGTCGGCGATAGAGGGTACGGTCACTAATACCCAATTCCTGAGCAGCTTTCTTTCGGTTACCGTTATTGCGCTCTAATGCCTTTTCCAACATTTGTCGGCTGAGGTCGTTGAGGTTCAGGTTTTCCTGCTCAGGTGTTGGCTCAATGTATTCCTCAGCCTCGGCTTCTTCAAGCATAGGACTGATAGGTTGGATGGAGTTGATGGGCTGGATAGGCTGAATAGACGAAGTGTGAGTTGTCTTAACATCTTCCATCTGTTTCTTCAACTGACTCATCTCGCGACGTATATCGTTGACATTGCCACGCAGTTCGAAGAGAATCTTATAAAGAATCTCGCGCTCGTTTTCGAAAGAGTGGTCACTGCCGTTGTTGATAATTGCCAACTGGGTGGTCTCCTGATCCTGCGGAATGAACTTCGACAGAATCTGGGGCGTGATGATACGCTCCTGACTGAGCACGGAAATCTGTTCTGTGATATTTTTTAGTTGGCGCACGTTGCCTGGCCACTTATAGCGCATCAGCATCTGTTTGGCCTCGTCGGTTAACGTGACGCGTTCCATGTGGTATT containing:
- a CDS encoding protein-ADP-ribose hydrolase; amino-acid sequence: MDRLENLKNIIMYLMADEHVSHRIPSTLEERQRMMRALMNVWEPRPISEDFLKMQDAELQIQREEKGIVEISDITPQTSDIRLWQGDITRLKVEAIVNAANAQALGCWAPLHNCIDNCIHSAAGIQLRKECADKMQGRLLATGDAFITQGYNLPARYVTHTVGPIIPDGIPTKEQEEQLAACYRSCLDLAEKNGLESIAFCCISTGVFHFPNQRAAEIAIETVKSYPRHALKTIVFNVFLDKDRDIYQRLL
- the secG gene encoding preprotein translocase subunit SecG, producing MTLYFLLIVLIVIAAILMVGIVLIQESKGGGLASNFASYNQIGGVRKTTDFIEKATWTLAALMVVASVACAYVAPKGQGKSNILDQVENNVATSPVNANGLEASPVEEAPAAAPEATEAPAGEE
- a CDS encoding tetratricopeptide repeat protein; translation: MDIVELINHPERLDRDTLYELRSMLALYPYFQTARLLMLQNLYLLHDPSFDQELRRASIYITDRKVLFQMIEAAHYRLKATPKAEAAGNAKKPSSAERDSRTISLIDDFLDSLPKEEEPTEKKGKRKPTPADAAVDYVAYLLESESEEERQQAAEVPQLIGHSLIDSFINNDNGKIVLCETPTLKPDLEDNIPETQNGVKEGYFTETFARIYIKQGNYSKALEIIQQLSLENPKKNVYFADQIRFLQKLIINNNKNNLQK
- a CDS encoding LptE family protein, which codes for MSSCYTFNGASIDYTKTKTIQIADFPIRSNYVWGPMASIFNNQLKDQYANHTKLIQVKRNGDLKVEGEITRYEQRNKSVSAEGYSAQTELSMTVNVRFTNNAKHDEDFERQFTATSTYETTQSLNSVQEELVTQMVKDITDQIFNATVANW
- a CDS encoding helix-turn-helix domain-containing protein, which translates into the protein MADVKAEYLACPIRQVVSRFGDKWSMLVLYMLHTSETGVLRFNEIRRLMTDCSQKMLSATLKNLEQSHLVHREVYPEVPPRVEYSLTGTGRSLMPAIIALIDWGKEHFDEVVTD